In Rhodamnia argentea isolate NSW1041297 chromosome 4, ASM2092103v1, whole genome shotgun sequence, the following proteins share a genomic window:
- the LOC115740608 gene encoding putative E3 ubiquitin-protein ligase LIN-1, with amino-acid sequence MTTAATTAVPSEILRLSTAFLSEALSQPELRHRLFSAFRRNLPQPSPLLRPLSLASETLENAISTANPSVRSSSLHLAEKLLLSQPGSSFSSFLLSLIYSLCGRPLDAALRLVDVFSSDPSLARSEIAPAIFEDLFLVHLIPVLEWFNDQRSKIMADAGPVHFASHVNDDSSCDVSVVLPCTKVLSKMSGDQAGKLKELESNYERVIDANCAVFSRYFREVLESGDGGKTVNPPPVVVEKRGRVDALEEEEEEEETAEDRTAESEEMGFHHGRYNPIWAEADRSVEYYSIGGSSSSSSNPPSYPQRVSATSLATVATLRSQKRPPPAIRSTPFPPPPPTSTSDSEASSSSSDRDGSAAGASSESEAEDEERNRSMALFEPRKDHPQQQRQSIPEEPSCTPGQLMAESENPPGGGKHTLPKDFVCPITSNLFDDPVTLETGQTYERRAIQEWLDRGNSTCPITRQKLQSTQLPKTNYVLKRLIASWQEQNPGALLDKSQSYSPEISLIAKPMMHSISPNSVISQASLDGTVGELRRNINKLCMSEILEESEMAVLQIKQFWQEASLQINIVNMLSRPPVINGFVEVLFNSVDTRVLRATVLLLCELGSREKSVVHTLTQVDSDVDGIVALLKKGLLEAVVLIYLLRPSAISLIEMDIIDSLLAVIKKSPDELMSMCLKPRTASVLLLRQILGGCQENMAAAMTSKVVSAGIIDSIIGSLEAEWSEERVAAVAVLSKCMKEDGKCRNMIADKAELAPVLESFIGAADAERFEIIRFLSELVRLNRRTFNEQVLHIIKDEGAFSTMHTFLNYLQTALQDQCPVVAGLLLQLDLLAEPRKMSIYREEAIDTLISCLKNTDFPAAQMAAAETIMSLQGRFSVSGKPLTRAFLLKRAGLEKRYRTVMRMEHLGNSNVEFEESRREEEKAADDWERKVAYALVSHEFGLLFEALAEGLKSRYADLCSACFVSATWLSHMLSILPDTGIRGAARVCLLKRFLQIFKSAKDVEDKALSMLALNSFIQDAEGLRDLAPSMKDVLKGLRELKKHSPFAFEMLKVLSEGSESSADLWNHKDLVQVDCSHNGEVLSIVCYKDIIFSGHSDGTIKVWTGRGSILHQVQEVREHTKAVTSLVVSQTGEELYSGSLDKTTKVWSIGDDALHCAQVHDMRDQVHNLVVANSIACFIPQGAGVKVHSWNGGSKLLNPNKYIKCLSLVQGKLYCGCHDSSIQEIDLASGTLNSIQSGSRKLLSKGHPIHALQLHSGLIYSASSSLDGAAVKMWSASNYELVGTLPSTADVRAIAVSSDLVYLGCKGGVVEVWCKERHQRVDTLQSGTNAKIHCMALNGDEEFLVIGTSDGRIQAWGLS; translated from the exons ATGACCACCGCTGCCACAACCGCGGTGCCCTCCGAAATCCTCCGTCTTTCCACTGCCTTCCTGTCCGAAGCCCTCTCGCAGCCCGAGCTCCGCCACAGGCTCTTCTCCGCCTTCCGCCGCAATCTCCCACAGCCCAGCCCGCTCCTCCGGCCGCTCAGCCTCGCCTCCGAGACCCTAGAGAATGCCATCTCCACCGCAAACCCCTCCGTCCGGTCCTCCTCCCTTCACCTCGCCGAGAAGCTCCTCCTCTCCCAGCCGggctcctccttctcctccttcctcctgtCCCTCATCTACTCCCTCTGCGGTCGGCCTCTGGACGCGGCTCTCCGCCTGGTCGATGTGTTCTCCTCCGATCCTTCCCTTGCACGGTCGGAGATCGCGCCCGCGATCTTCGAGGACCTCTTCCTGGTCCACCTCATCCCCGTCCTCGAGTGGTTCAACGACCAGAGGTCAAAGATCATGGCGGATGCGGGTCCGGTTCATTTCGCAAGCCACGTCAATGACGACTCCTCGTGTGACGTGTCGGTAGTTCTTCCGTGCACGAAGGTGCTCTCGAAGATGAGCGGAGACCAGGCGGGGAAGCTGAAGGAGCTGGAGAGCAACTACGAGCGCGTGATCGACGCGAACTGCGCAGTCTTCTCGAGGTACTTTAGGGAGGTCCTGGAGAGCGGAGATGGAGGGAAAACGGTGAACCCGCCGCCCGTGGTGGtggagaagagagggagagttgatgcgttggaggaggaggaggaggaggaggagacggcGGAGGACCGGACGGCGGAGTCAGAGGAGATGGGCTTCCACCATGGACGGTATAAT CCAATATGGGCCGAAGCAGACCGGTCGGTTGAATACTACAGCATCGGtgggagcagcagcagcagcagcaacccgCCATCTTATCCTCAAAGGGTCTCCGCAACTTCGCTCGCCACCGTCGCCACTCTGAGGAGCCAGAAGCGACCTCCTCCCGCCATCAGATCCACGCCGtttcctccgccgccgcccactTCGACGTCAGATTCCGAAGCCTCCAGCTCTTCGTCGGACCGAGACGGTTCGGCCGCCGGGGCTTCTTCCGAATCCGAGGCCGAAGACGAG GAAAGGAACAGGAGCATGGCCTTGTTCGAGCCTAGGAAAGACCATCCTCAGCAACAAAGGCAGTCCATTCCTGAGGAGCCGAGTTG CACCCCGGGACAACTCATGGCAGAGTCCGAAAACCCGCCTGGTGGTGGAAAGCACACCCTTCCTAAAGACTTCGTTTGTCCCATCACGAGCAACCTCTTCGACGACCCGGTCACTCTGGAGACGGGCCAGACGTATGAGCGCAGAGCGATCCAAGAGTGGCTTGACAGGGGGAACTCGACGTGCCCAATCACGCGCCAGAAGCTGCAGAGCACTCAGCTTCCCAAGACGAACTACGTGCTCAAACGCCTTATAGCGAGCTGGCAGGAGCAGAACCCCGGTGCCCTTCTGGACAAGTCCCAGAGTTATAGCCCGGAGATTTCCCTGATTGCAAAGCCGATGATGCACTCCATCTCGCCGAATAGTGTCATCAGCCAAGCAAGCCTCGATGGAACAGTTGGCGAGCTACGGCGTAATATCAACAAGCTCTGTATGTCGGAGATCCTGGAGGAGTCCGAGATGGCCGTCCTCCAGATCAAGCAGTTCTGGCAGGAGGCCAGTTTGCAAATCAACATTGTGAACATGCTCTCTAGGCCTCCTGTCATAAATGGGTTCGTGGAGGTCCTGTTCAATTCTGTGGACACGAGGGTCCTGAGGGCGACGGTCCTCCTCCTGTGCGAACTGGGGTCGAGGGAGAAATCTGTGGTTCACACGCTCACTCAGGTTGACTCCGATGTGGACGGCATAGTGGCTCTGTTGAAGAAGGGTCTGCTGGAGGCCGTCGTGCTGATATACTTGTTGCGGCCTTCAGCGATCAGCCTCATAGAAATGGACATTATAGACTCCCTCTTAGCGGTAATCAAGAAGAGCCCAGATGAGTTGATGTCAATGTGTTTAAAGCCAAGGACAGCATCAGTTCTTTTGCTAAGACAGATTCTCGGGGGCTGCCAGGAAAACATGGCGGCTGCAATGACTAGCAAGGTGGTATCAGCAGGCATTATCGACAGTATCATAGGGAGTTTGGAGGCAGAATGGTCTGAGGAGAGGGTAGCTGCAGTCGCCGTCTTATCGAAATGCATGAAGGAAGATGGGAAGTGCAGAAACATGATCGCAGATAAAGCTGAGTTAGCTCCTGTATTAGAAAGTTTCATAGGCGCAGCTGATGCAGAGAGATTTGAGATAATTCGTTTTCTCTCCGAACTAGTTAGGCTAAACAG GAGGACATTCAATGAGCAAGTTCTTCACATCATAAAGGATGAAGGTGCCTTCAGTACCATGCACACTTTCCTGAATTATCTGCAGACGGCCCTCCAAGACCAATGTCCTGTTGTAGCCGGCCTCCTCCTCCAGCTGGATCTACTG GCAGAGCCTAGAAAGATGAGTATATACCGGGAAGAGGCAATAGATACCCTTATTTCATGCCTCAAAAATACCGACTTCCCTGCTGCCCAAATGGCTGCTGCCGAGACAATCATGTCGTTACAAGGGAGGTTCTCTGTGTCTGGAAAGCCCCTTACCCGGGCTTTCCTTCTAAAACGTGCGGGACTTGAGAAGAGATATAGAACTGTCATGAGAATGGAGCATCTCGGCAACAGCAACGTTGAATTCGAGGAAAGTCGG CGAGAAGAAGAGAAGGCGGCTGATGATTGGGAAAGGAAAGTAGCATATGCTCTGGTAAGCCATGAATTCGGTCTGCTTTTTGAGGCCTTAGCAGAAGGCTTAAAAAGCAGATATGCAGATTTATGTTCAGCATGCTTCGTGTCCGCCACATGGCTCTCACACATGCTCAGCATTCTCCCGGATACTGGGATTCGAGGAGCAGCCCGAGTCTGCCTGCTCAAACGGTTCCTACAAATATTCAAGTCAGCGAAAGATGTTGAAGATAAAGCCCTTTCTATGCTCGCTCTAAACAGCTTCATCCAGGATGCTG AGGGCCTGCGTGATCTAGCTCCCTCGATGAAGGATGTCTTGAAAGGTTTGCGGGAGCTGAAGAAGCACTCTCCTTTTGCATTCGAGATGTTGAAAGTTCTCTCCGAAGGAAGTGAATCTAGCGCT GACCTCTGGAATCACAAGGACCTAGTTCAAGTTGATTGTAGCCACAACGGAGAAGTTCTGTCGATAGTTTGTTACAAGGACATAATATTTTCTGGCCATTCCGATGGCACGATAAAG gtATGGACGGGACGGGGAAGCATTCTTCACCAGGTCCAAGAAGTTCGAGAACACACCAAGGCAGTGACCAGCCTGGTGGTATCGCAAACTGGAGAAGAACTGTACAGTGGTTCTCTCGACAAAACAACAAAG GTGTGGTCTATTGGCGATGATGCATTACATTGCGCTCAAGTACATGATATGAGGGATCAGGTTCATAATCTGGTCGTGGCTAATAGTATCGCTTGCTTCATTCCACAGGGAGCTGGTGTAAAG GTGCATTCATGGAATGGGGGTTCAAAATTGTTGAATCCAAACAAATACATCAAGTGCTTGTCTCTTGTGCAAGGAAAACTATATTGCGGATGCCATGATAGTAGCATTCAG GAAATCGATTTGGCATCAGGGACACTAAACAGCATACAGAGTGGTTCTCGAAAATTACTCAGTAAAGGACATCCAATTCATGCACTGCAGCTTCACAGTGGATTGATATATTCAGCCAGCTCTTCCTTGGATGGAGCAGCCGTTAAG ATGTGGAGCGCTTCCAATTACGAGCTCGTAGGAACGCTGCCATCAACAGCGGATGTTCGAGCTATCGCAGTGAGCTCAGACCTCGTTTACTTGGGCTGCAAAGGGGGAGTAGTGGAAGTCTGGTGCAAAGAGAGGCATCAGAGAGTCGATACACTG
- the LOC115740659 gene encoding LOW QUALITY PROTEIN: bark storage protein A (The sequence of the model RefSeq protein was modified relative to this genomic sequence to represent the inferred CDS: inserted 2 bases in 1 codon; deleted 4 bases in 3 codons): MASPLRVAMLGLLALGVIAGRIKGADGAVPPSPMAKIGMMNSRGPYIAMAVPNSYEMSPLLQSPSFRADPNFPYLDILGRRFRFGKVGIVMTGSSMLNAGITTELLLTPFEVKGVVHYGIAGNANPQLQIGDVTIAQYRAHIGLRNWQRFGDGDKDELALESNGDYTREIGYLQFADYSNESQTGXEGAGNLLNRVWYQPEEAFPIDGVPEVRRHAFWVPVHQSYYGLSAKIMDLTLGACVNSSTCLPRAPRVVRVERRATANMFLDNRGYREFLRSKFNATPVDMESAGVALVCHQLGVPFIAFRSLSDLAGGGSSRSNEAPTFASLAAQTTVDAAIEFISLLPS; encoded by the exons ATGGCGAGTCCTTTGAGGGTGGCAATGCTTGGGCTTCTTGCTTTGGGAGTGATTGCTGGAAGGATCAAGGGGGCAGATGGTGCAGTTCCTCCGAGCCCAATGGCGAAGATCGGAATGATGAACAGTCGAGGTCCGTACATCGCTATGGCCGTGCCCAACTCGTACGAGATGAGCCCTCTTCTCCAATCTCCAAGCTTTCGAGCCGATCCGAACTTTCCTTACTTGGATATTTTAG GAAGGAGGTTTCGATTTGGAAAGGTCGGAATTGTAATGACCGGATCGAGCATG CTTAACGCAGGCATAACCACAGAATTGCTTCTCACTCCATTCGAGGTGAAAGGAGTTGTGCACTACGGGATCGCAGGAAATGCCAATCCTCAGCTCCAAATTGGAGATGTGACCATAGCTCAATATCGGGCTCACATTGGCCTTCGGAATTGGCAG CGATTTGGGGACGGGGAC AAGGACGAGCTGGCCCTAGAATCGAACGGGGATTACACGAGGGAAATCGGGTATCTCCAATTTGCCGATTACAGCAACGAAAGTCAAACTGG GGAAGGAGCGGGAAATCTTCTGAAC AGGGTGTGGTATCAGCCGGAAGAGGCCTTCCCAATCGACGGTGTTCCTGAAGTCAGACGGCACGCCTTCTGGGTTCCCGTCCACCAGAGCTACTATGGGTTATCCGCCAAAATCATG GATTTGACGCTCGGGGCTTGTGTGAACTCTTCAACCTGCTTGCCAAGAGCGCCGAGAGTGGTGAGAGTGGAGAGGAGAGCGACTGCCAACATGTTCCTGGATAACAGGGGCTATAGAGAGTTC TTGAGATCCAAGTTCAATGCCACTCCAGTCGACATGGAGAGTGCAGGCGTAGCCCTGGTGTGTCACCAGCTCGGCGTGCCCTTCATTGCCTTCAGGTCTCTCTCCGACTTGGCCGGTGGCGGCTCCTCGCGCTCCAATGAGGCCCCCACTTTCGCCTCCCTCGCCGCTCAGACCACAGTCGACGCTGCGATCGAGTTCATCTCCCTCTTGCCGTCTTGA
- the LOC115740657 gene encoding transcription factor bHLH68-like isoform X1: MKQGFYLQSSSPVQHMMSGNPNYWWNNINPPPPRSPFCHSSSSSPNLFLQYPPTSSFSSLFYLNPSWVDNSNSVNQDQLPESLSQLLMGGLVGEEDKSSGMMNYFQEKRVEDWEEQQVLQQSPNDASVLDNHHRHHHHVKQEDSASSYSMYGRATSDHHALERATNKSAWTHHHHHAMIPSSPPKSCVTTSFSSSMLDFSNKKPVNKRQTPPDLSSECNSNATGGAQKKAKVQPSSTGQSNTFKVRKEKLGDRISALHQLVSPFGKTDTASVLLEAIGYIRFLQSQIEALSSPYMGSASGKMRHHQSVRGERSSMFSEDSGQESINGEPKNDLRSRGLCLVPVSCTLQVGSDNGADYWASAFGGGGLG; encoded by the exons ATGAAGCAAGGTTTTTATTTGCAGAGCTCATCACCAGTGCAGCACATGATGTCCGGAAACCCTAATTACTGGTGGAACAACATCAATCCTCCACCACCACGCTCTCCTTTctgccattcttcttcttcctctcctaaCCTCTTTCTTCAATACCCACccacttcttctttctcttccttgttTTATCTCAACCCTTCCTGGGTTGATAATAGTAATAGTGTTAACCAAGACCAGCTTCCAGAGTCATTGAGCCAACTCCTCAT GGGTGGATTGGTTGGAGAAGAAGATAAGAGTAGTGGGATGATGAATTACTTTCAGGAAAAGAGGGTGGAGGATTGGGAGGAGCAGCAAGTGCTTCAGCAATCCCCAAATGATGCTTCTGTTCTCGACAATCACCATCGGCATCATCATCATGTGAAGCAGGAAGATTCAGCAAGCAGCTACAGTATGTACGGGCGTGCAACAAGTGATCATCATGCTCTTGAACGGGCAACAAACAAGTCTGCCTGgactcatcatcatcaccatgcCATGATCCCTAGTTCACCTCCCAAGTCATGTGTCACCACTAGTTTCAGCAGCAGCATGCTGGATTTCTCAAACAAGAAGCCAGTTAATAAGAGGCAAACCCCACCAGATCTATCCTCTGAG TGTAACAGCAATGCAACTGGTGGGGCACAAAAGAAAGCTAAGGTCCAGCCTTCTTCAACCGGCCAATCCAATACCTTCAAG GTGAGGAAGGAGAAATTAGGAGACAGAATCTCAGCCCTGCACCAGCTTGTTTCCCCATTTGGAAAG ACTGACACAGCTTCAGTACTATTAGAAGCTATTGGGTACATCAGATTCCTTCAGAGTCAAATTGAG GCGCTCAGTTCACCCTACATGGGCAGTGCTTCAGGAAAAATGAGGCACCATCAATCT GTTCGAGGGGAGAGGAGCTCAATGTTCTCTGAGGATTCGGGTCAG GAATCCATCAATGGAGAGCCAAAGAATGATTTGAGGAGTAGAGGACTGTGTCTAGTCCCAGTCTCATGCACGCTCCAAGTAGGAAGCGACAATGGAGCAGATTACTGGGCCTCTGCTTTTGGAGGAGGCGGACTAGGATGA
- the LOC115740657 gene encoding transcription factor bHLH68-like isoform X2: MKQGFYLQSSSPVQHMMSGNPNYWWNNINPPPPRSPFCHSSSSSPNLFLQYPPTSSFSSLFYLNPSWVDNSNSVNQDQLPESLSQLLMGGLVGEEDKSSGMMNYFQEKRVEDWEEQQVLQQSPNDASVLDNHHRHHHHVKQEDSASSYSMYGRATSDHHALERATNKSAWTHHHHHAMIPSSPPKSCVTTSFSSSMLDFSNKKPVNKRQTPPDLSSECNSNATGGAQKKAKVQPSSTGQSNTFKVRKEKLGDRISALHQLVSPFGKTDTASVLLEAIGYIRFLQSQIEALSSPYMGSASGKMRHHQSESINGEPKNDLRSRGLCLVPVSCTLQVGSDNGADYWASAFGGGGLG; encoded by the exons ATGAAGCAAGGTTTTTATTTGCAGAGCTCATCACCAGTGCAGCACATGATGTCCGGAAACCCTAATTACTGGTGGAACAACATCAATCCTCCACCACCACGCTCTCCTTTctgccattcttcttcttcctctcctaaCCTCTTTCTTCAATACCCACccacttcttctttctcttccttgttTTATCTCAACCCTTCCTGGGTTGATAATAGTAATAGTGTTAACCAAGACCAGCTTCCAGAGTCATTGAGCCAACTCCTCAT GGGTGGATTGGTTGGAGAAGAAGATAAGAGTAGTGGGATGATGAATTACTTTCAGGAAAAGAGGGTGGAGGATTGGGAGGAGCAGCAAGTGCTTCAGCAATCCCCAAATGATGCTTCTGTTCTCGACAATCACCATCGGCATCATCATCATGTGAAGCAGGAAGATTCAGCAAGCAGCTACAGTATGTACGGGCGTGCAACAAGTGATCATCATGCTCTTGAACGGGCAACAAACAAGTCTGCCTGgactcatcatcatcaccatgcCATGATCCCTAGTTCACCTCCCAAGTCATGTGTCACCACTAGTTTCAGCAGCAGCATGCTGGATTTCTCAAACAAGAAGCCAGTTAATAAGAGGCAAACCCCACCAGATCTATCCTCTGAG TGTAACAGCAATGCAACTGGTGGGGCACAAAAGAAAGCTAAGGTCCAGCCTTCTTCAACCGGCCAATCCAATACCTTCAAG GTGAGGAAGGAGAAATTAGGAGACAGAATCTCAGCCCTGCACCAGCTTGTTTCCCCATTTGGAAAG ACTGACACAGCTTCAGTACTATTAGAAGCTATTGGGTACATCAGATTCCTTCAGAGTCAAATTGAG GCGCTCAGTTCACCCTACATGGGCAGTGCTTCAGGAAAAATGAGGCACCATCAATCT GAATCCATCAATGGAGAGCCAAAGAATGATTTGAGGAGTAGAGGACTGTGTCTAGTCCCAGTCTCATGCACGCTCCAAGTAGGAAGCGACAATGGAGCAGATTACTGGGCCTCTGCTTTTGGAGGAGGCGGACTAGGATGA